GGTGAGTGCATATTAGTTCCGTTTTAAGTTGGATGCAACTCCTTTTGGAGTTAATCCGAGTTTGTTTTAGTTCCGATCGGGTGTTTTTTGGCTCGATTATTTGGGTTTTTTGCGCAAATTCATATGGTTAAGTCAAACGTGGACGATGAAAATGGAGCTGACCTGCAGCATCCGAGTTCTGGTGATGAACTTGGACGACTCAGAATGGAGCTTGGTGCGCGAATAAAAAAGGTCCGAACGGATATTGCCAAGGTATCCAGGGATGCCTTCGCCCGTGAATTAGGCGTAGCAATATCAACCGCACAGCGATGGGAGGATGGTGTCCGAGAGCCAGACGGAACAATGTTGGGCAAGCTAGCTCGCCGCTACGAGGTCCGCCTTGATTGGCTGCTTTATGGCGAGGGAGCGATGCAAATAAGTGACAAGGGCGCTGAGCAAGCACCCACGATGGACTACGAGGCGCTACGTCACATCATCATCACTCTGGAGCGCTATCAGAATGAGCACGACCTTGCGGCAACCCCGGAAAAGAAGGCAATGCTTATCGAGCATATCCACAAGAACTACGGCAGTCTAAAAGGCGTACTAGATACGTTTGTTGAAGGGGTGATGAAGGCTGCTGCGTAATCAATTGGTTAGCGATAGCGCTCGGCATGTGACCGGGTGGGCGTGCAATAATATGCGTTTTTTTGCATATAAGGCACATATGCTGAGCAACCCGGAAAACGTTGATTTGATGTTGTGGTTGATGAGTGACACCTTCCACGATCGCCGCCACCAGGAGACGCAAGGACGTCGCAAGGTGGACGGCTGGACAGATGTAGGCGGGTTGTTGGTCGGCCCCGGCCCCCGCACTCCGGCCCTGTTTAACACCGCAGTGAACGATGATGCCTTCTATCCAGGTGGCCGCCTGGTCTTTCTTGCCGCCCAGATCATTCGATGCGCAGTAAGTGTCAAAACCTGCGCAAAACAGATCATTTCCCGCTCAAAAAATAGCAATTCTGCGCAAAACATAAAGGCTAGCCTGTTTAGCGCTAGCCTTTTGTTCCGTTTGGGGTTTTTCGCCTTTCTTGATCCTTTGTCACTATGCCAATTCGATCACCACCCCACACGGAGTGTCGGGAAATTTTACAACCGGCAAAAATATCGCGCTATGTGAATATATAAAATATTGAATATATTGAGATGTTTATATATGGCACATGAATTGCTTTATTTATTGCTTCGATGAAAAACTGCCAGCCCAGGAGCCCTGCGGCAGGTATGACCGGAGCTAGAAATACAAGGCAACGTATATAAAGGTGTCGCTATCGCCGTCCTGGCGGCCATTGTTCCATTGCAGCAGGCCGCGGCAAGTGTCATCGGCTACCAGAGCCGTTATTCGACTGCCGGCAATTTCAACGCCGCAGCACCTTATCGCACCAC
The genomic region above belongs to Chitinivorax sp. PXF-14 and contains:
- a CDS encoding helix-turn-helix domain-containing protein — translated: MDDENGADLQHPSSGDELGRLRMELGARIKKVRTDIAKVSRDAFARELGVAISTAQRWEDGVREPDGTMLGKLARRYEVRLDWLLYGEGAMQISDKGAEQAPTMDYEALRHIIITLERYQNEHDLAATPEKKAMLIEHIHKNYGSLKGVLDTFVEGVMKAAA